Proteins found in one Apostichopus japonicus isolate 1M-3 chromosome 16, ASM3797524v1, whole genome shotgun sequence genomic segment:
- the LOC139983048 gene encoding uncharacterized protein isoform X1 gives MGFRRSFSGWIGGVTILFGLAFILLGLETFSLRMTTDNQAKAVPLFGGVFLLLTGMTIVAEVLGRSKRRDTYSFFKFPIVSLVANLITFITVCVIIALLTWAVYDDYLNDSGNLLNEERSRGLSIYATVIVMATILLIVSLFGMFVDCCGAFLVVPTARNDYPHGPPAIYDTRPSVIYK, from the exons ATGGGTTTTCGTCGTAGCTTCTCAGGATGGATCGGAGGCGTTACCATCCTATTCGGCCTGGCTTTCATTTTGCTGGGACTGGAGACATTCAGCCTTCGGATGACCACTGATAACCAGGCTAAAGCAGTACCTCTCTTTGGCGGAGTATTC ttACTTCTCACCGGGATGACCATTGTAGCTGAGGTTCTAGGCAGATCGAAAAGAAGGGACACTTATTCATTCTTTAAG TTTCCAATCGTGTCGCTGGTCGCCAACCTGATCACATTCATCACAGTGTGTGTTATCATTGCTCTCCTAACCTGGGCCGTGTATGATGACTACCTCAACGACAGTGGTAATCTCCTTAATGAAGAGCGCTCGAGAGGATTATCCATCTACGCTACCGTTATCGTCATGGCAACCATCCTGTTGATCGTATCTCTATTCGGGATGTTCGTCGACTGTTGTGGAGCTTTTCTCGTGGTACCCACTGCTAGAAACGAT tATCCTCATGGTCCACCAGCAATATACGACACGCGTCCTTCTGTGATCTACAAGTAA
- the LOC139983048 gene encoding uncharacterized protein isoform X2: MGFRRSFSGWIGGVTILFGLAFILLGLETFSLRMTTDNQAKAVPLFGGVFLLLTGMTIVAEVLGRSKRRDTYSFFKFPIVSLVANLITFITVCVIIALLTWAVYDDYLNDSGNLLNEERSRGLSIYATVIVMATILLIVSLFGMFVDCCGAFLVVPTARNDVRQ, from the exons ATGGGTTTTCGTCGTAGCTTCTCAGGATGGATCGGAGGCGTTACCATCCTATTCGGCCTGGCTTTCATTTTGCTGGGACTGGAGACATTCAGCCTTCGGATGACCACTGATAACCAGGCTAAAGCAGTACCTCTCTTTGGCGGAGTATTC ttACTTCTCACCGGGATGACCATTGTAGCTGAGGTTCTAGGCAGATCGAAAAGAAGGGACACTTATTCATTCTTTAAG TTTCCAATCGTGTCGCTGGTCGCCAACCTGATCACATTCATCACAGTGTGTGTTATCATTGCTCTCCTAACCTGGGCCGTGTATGATGACTACCTCAACGACAGTGGTAATCTCCTTAATGAAGAGCGCTCGAGAGGATTATCCATCTACGCTACCGTTATCGTCATGGCAACCATCCTGTTGATCGTATCTCTATTCGGGATGTTCGTCGACTGTTGTGGAGCTTTTCTCGTGGTACCCACTGCTAGAAACGATGTAAGACAATAA